From a region of the Neodiprion fabricii isolate iyNeoFabr1 chromosome 7, iyNeoFabr1.1, whole genome shotgun sequence genome:
- the LOC124186376 gene encoding breast cancer type 2 susceptibility protein homolog isoform X2, which produces MDQCDIEMKDNDANNTSNTNKRTNAVDIESQTCDESSQDLFNDDASAGNSPCVNLDVSQIIGLKSPLDLFATPTQTSRIRKEERSPTHATVPSIPSSLVPFISTVNESWTSDLETPQAKTVELHQNQVNVQPKSCEYVGNKGYDLMVSNNVTSHVTTPNGCFTAKVEDESLSSSPVLHTTNKRHRPKRRILKSLETTIPKTILRNATNTHTSVDNIAMKPIDHDYGGVTSVRSDFNDITNSTFVIVDNRSLHNSNISQIHSEEEDVETNRSNEGVDSRFLFHKTITSDLENQFITNDISNSPLVMNRSSENFYKENSSMTGLQNCKDSEKINRNDILGSRKPLIGSAKTSVFNFVNDKVLLDSTEFNSCNDKSDSTNISLSRKKSMTARVKLIKELKKKKQQVSKFEPVDIPIHVFTRAAEALESAKISATASPKKHDLKKDWGLISFTEMCLLEEEEMKNQNLPQSLDNSINYSEVPADKANDLASSLKNGEIVIDKEIPKKLSAVSSEADGNHSDVFSLPLTHTEEPLIDIDEFSPWFYPSNETKSASTSDLNNVTNMPQGTLKNMQKESEAAMEQPDRNEEIRNGENQSKIWPSGSTVVKQSNISKSSIESNDRLCVPAALENVKRDSRTLLQSYSSPGFSTASGKPISISEDKIRRATELYKEIAMQDQSGCDGMLLDEISRNHVTNKVTVNANIPRSSASSATGITANKSVINTSKDNLAKTVHSFEEIGCHRKAIETVNMPQIGSCKVSTSRGLKRQREYCDTDSYGMSEVGSNFGFTTASGKPLLVSEIAMKKAKLLMYQDESLKHQLPLHEEPKTKLKDFENVKKNNSGIKSYCDAQKTEITVTHSLNCDTGSGGHVEIKQSSTTKAGNLSSDKYSRQSLELSGTISQKSYSVTENHSRQLVLLENESQVSRSTSKSESDKLNLGNISKNVLTDVTSNTKVVKDFGRSSNAENWTANNYAISNKISHNSTGFNTASGKAIPISEKALSNAKILWTQTVDGCDSDSFNHILDKENSIARLPTDSKKLPKTSDQMLSKVDIRMESEEHNTGDSEFSKYKPDNKYTTAGFSTGSGKPIKISDQALTKAKILMMSEEQNSFEFSQLNLQARNKDTREYSTDNSDWTKIDESVTMKVKKPVVDKQENSPQHNDSRKRNSSAVEVCNSNNISVFTTPGIQLLSENITSDDTSEGALLYQKSEKVGLNSDIQARKLFAERDCDTGEEMENMEHHSEENQSLGIPVNSNKNYACHMLKYERKKNNTVRTHAKSDIFPVNDRLMIPKLEPQKSWPMNPQNASAPQFSRKLNGHDTIFDVVENDRRMPTVTEEITASTKALLADEANCQETLLWAAAITCSPPLIENEETSVRPSVILNEDCDVQEIPCSPIIGDRFRSRSRKKHKRKSKSSLKKDLVNLEVTKDDKSSVNGLEEQIDSQCFQQSSGITTSTSGSSEQLRRNISPVIETASSSMFAEYEVTEKNVPVFNNQVDNPPNPVSSVEIEQDVISNILENRLAATLAQEKKIRAKKKFKSKPIAGSLFLRKTQKTKPRLSLRELTNGASLVPRTSDELADLAVGLDIMEVTAATAVRYRFKCADFYSKDKICTDVYGIVMVDGGLLIFDENGYAGVDEFEQAFIASPGVDPSLVPHKWVENHYRWIVWKLASMDRMKFGDLSFSRMLTPDHVMEQLKYRYDREIDKSERPALRRIIEKDDPACRRMILCVATITKIENDEGLEKMELRTISTSQWRVELTDGWYSITASIDAAMSRLIAFGKVREGTKLVTCRAELLNSEQGCSPLEMPADVCLKIHSNSTRRVRWDTKLGYCKHVGSISTGLSAILVNGGLIGRLDVIVTRVYPIQYFEKSSNGQSIFRNKKCEDKAAMAYENERQAQVETICAQARTEFEARNRKQSRTSSSDSQTELWCCESIESDLSSQKSQSYHGPCEMSQKAFHDHLESMLTRNLPPPRKVTQILKVRVTEGENTALLTIWAPSDDTSDVLKEGNRVSIHNVQTSGKRFGELQLTVGRQSVIKFEGSGASTCHQRYLTPISEVGVAGFSPPFGEFDTVGIIISLGPAPHGMKNFEAMNLACPNADCSSSAYLSILFWDGIKAHGCSDILPIGSTVACTNLQWRRSTPWAIPVAYATEHSTFTRYPRQAYLHSAFDVVNNQITDPLGYISQCAIDIAKKNEQKPSVTRSPGSVNTSNQESSPAVVLYQRYGPGMSPRTPQGALNPGGNTTPAKYSIQKRLEKLQWYGEPPDLSPIPVNRSSLKINRKFVPPIRMPEH; this is translated from the exons ATGGATCAGTGTGACATTGAGATGAAAGATAATGACGCAAATAACACAAGCAATACAAACAAAAGAACGAATGCGGTTGACATTGAGTCTCAAACCTGTGATGAAAGTTCGCAAGACTTGTTCAATG ACGATGCATCAGCAGGAAATTCTCCGTGTGTCAATTTGGACGTGTCTCAAATCATCGGACTTAAGTCTCCTCTAGATTTATTTGCAACCCCGACACAAACTTCAAGGATACGGAAAGAAGAGAG GAGTCCAACTCACGCAACTGTTCCAAGTATACCATCAAGTCTTGTACCATTTATTTCAACAGTAAACGAGTCCTGGACTAGCGACCTTGAAACACCTCAAGCAAAAACAGTAGAGTTACACCAGAATCAAGTAAACGTGCAGCCAAAGTCATGCGAATAT GTTGGAAACAAGGGGTATGATTTGATGGTATCAAACAACGTCACATCTCATGTAACGACACCAAATGGTTGTTTTACTGCTAAAGTTGAAGATGAAAGCCTGTCCTCTTCTCCAGTTTTACACACTACAAACAAAAGGCATCGACCCAAGCGTCGCATACTGAAGTCACTTGAGACTACTATTCCAAAGACCATCTTGAGAAATGCTACTAACACCCACACATCTGTTGATAATATCGCAATGAAACCAATAGATCATGATTACGGTGGTGTTACTTCGGTGCGAAGTGATTTCAACGACATTACTAATAGTACTTTTGTTATTGTTGATAATCGTTCACTTCACAATAGCAATATTTCGCAAATACATAGTGAGGAAGAAGATGTAGAAACTAATCGTTCAAATGAAGGTGTTGATAGTAGATTCCTTTTTCACAAAACTATTACCTCGGATCTAGAAAATCAGTTCATTACTAATGATATTTCGAATTCTCCTTTGGTCATGAATAGAAGCTCGGAAAATTTCTACAAAGAAAATTCATCGATGACTGGATTGCAGAATTGCAAAgactctgaaaaaattaatcgcaATGATATATTGGGAAGTAGAAAACCTCTAATAGGAAGTGCTAAAACTTCTGTATTTAATTTCGTCAATGACAAGGTGCTCCTAGATTCGACAGAATTCAATTCATGTAATGACAAATCTGACTCAACAAATATAAGTCTTTCACGTAAAAAGTCTATGACGGCACGTGTCAAGCTGATAAAagagttgaagaaaaagaaacagcaGGTCAGTAAATTCGAACCTGTTGATATTCCAATTCATGTTTTTACCAGAGCAGCTGAAGCTTTAGAAAGTGCTAAAATATCAGCGACGGCTTCACCCAAAAAACATGACTTGAAAAAAGATTGGGGATTAATATCATTCACAGAAATGTGCTTactggaagaagaagaaatgaagaatcaaaatttacctCAGTCATTGGATAATTCAATTAACTATTCTGAGGTACCAGCTGACAAAGCAAATGACTTAGCTAGCTCACtcaaaaatggtgaaattgtCATCGACAAGGAAATTCCTAAGAAATTGTCTGCTGTGTCCTCAGAAGCTGATGGTAACCACAGTGATGTATTTTCATTGCCGTTGACTCACACAGAAGAACCTTTGATAGACATTGATGAATTTAGTCCATGGTTTTACCCATCAAATGAAACGAAGTCTGCGTCAACAAGCGACTTGAACAACGTAACAAATATGCCTCAAGGCACATTGAAGAATATGCAAAAAGAATCAGAAGCAGCTATGGAGCAACCGGATCGAAACGAAGAAATTAGGAACGGAGAAAATCAATCGAAAATTTGGCCATCCGGTTCTACAGTTGTTAAACAATCCAATATAAGTAAGAGCAGTATTGAAAGTAATGATCGATTGTGCGTTCCGGCAGCTTTGGAAAACGTTAAAAGGGATAGCAGAACTTTGTTACAGTCGTACAGTTCGCCGGGATTCTCTACGGCCAGTGGTAAGCCAATAAGTATAAGTGAGGACAAGATTAGGAGAGCGACAGAGTTATACAAGGAGATCGCCATGCAAGATCAAAGCGGTTGTGATGGTATGTTGTTGGATGAGATATCGCGAAATCATGTAACGAATAAAGTGACAGTCAATGCTAATATTCCTCGGAGTTCCGCCAGTTCAGCAACTGGTATTACAGCTAATAAATCAGTGATTAATACCAGCAAAGATAACTTGGCAAAGACTGTCCATTCGTTTGAAGAGATTGGTTGTCATAGGAAAGCAATCGAAACAGTGAACATGCCACAAATTGGCTCATGTAAAGTTTCTACGTCTCGAGGCTTGAAGCGACAGAGAGAATATTGTGATACTGATTCCTATGGAATGTCTGAAGTCGGTTCCAACTTTGGATTTACAACGGCTTCTGGAAAGCCTTTACTAGTCAGTGAAATCGCTATGAAAAAAGCTAAATTATTAATGTACCAGGACGAAAGTTTAAAGCATCAATTGCCACTGCATGAGGAACCAAAAACGAAGCTGAAAGACTttgaaaacgtgaaaaaaaataactctgGCATTAAGAGTTACTGCGATGCCCAAAAGACAGAAATCACAGTTACGCATTCCCTCAATTGTGATACTGGAAGTGGTGGACatgttgaaattaaacaatCATCCACGACAAAAGCAGGAAATCTGTCGAGTGATAAATATTCTAGGCAGTCGCTGGAGTTATCTGGTACAATTTCCCAGAAGTCTTATTCAGTTACTGAAAATCATTCCAGGCAGCTGGTACTGTTGGAAAATGAATCACAAGTAAGTCGATCAACTTCAAAATCTGAATCAGACAAATTAAATCTGGGCAATATTTCTAAAAACGTTTTGACCGATGTTACTTCTAATACAAAAGTAGTAAAGGACTTTGGAAGATCTAGTAATGCAGAAAATTGGACCGCCAACAATTATGCAATCAGCAATAAAATTTCGCATAATTCTACAGGATTTAACACAGCGAGTGGTAAAGCAATACCTATTTCAGAAAAAGCACTGTCTAATGCTAAAATACTATGGACGCAAACAGTAGATGGTTGTGATTCTGATTCATTTAATCATATActtgataaagaaaattcaatagCGAGGCTTCCAACTGACAGtaaaaaactgccaaaaacATCGGATCAGATGTTGTCAAAAGTTGATATCAGGATGGAATCTGAAGAACACAATACTGGCGATTctgagttttcaaaatataaaccTGACAATAAGTATACAACTGCTGGATTCTCAACTGGCAGTGGCAAACCAATAAAGATATCAGATCAGGCATTGACTaaagcaaaaattttgatgatgtCTGAAGAACAGAATAGCTTCGAATTTTCTCAACTGAATCTTCAAGCTCGCAATAAAGATACACGTGAATATTCAACAGACAACAGTGACTGGACAAAAATCGATGAGAGTGTAACAATGAAAGTTAAGAAACCCGTTGTCGATAAGCAAGAAAATAGTCCACAACACAATGATTCAAGAAAGCGTAACAGTTCAGCTGTTGAAGTttgtaatagtaataatatttccGTATTCACAACGCCTGGGATCCAATTATTATCGGAAAATATTACATCTGATGATACATCTGAGGGTGCGCTACTTTATCAAAAGTCTGAAAAGGTGGGTCTTAATTCCGATATACAAGCACGCAAATTATTTGCTGAAAGGGATTGTGATACAGGTGAGGAGATGGAAAACATGGAACATCACTCAGAAGAGAATCAAAGTCTTGGAATACCGGTCAATAGCAACAAAAATTATGCTTGTCATATGTTGAAgtatgaacgaaaaaaaaataatacagttCGAACGCACGCGAAATCTGACATATTTCCCGTAAATGACAGACTTATGATCCCTAAGCTTGAACCGCAGAAGTCTTGGCCAATGAATCCTCAGAATGCTAGTGCTCctcaattttcaagaaaattaaatgGTCATGATACAATATTCGATGTTGTCGAAAACGATCGAAGGATGCCCACTGTTACCGAAGAAATAACTGCAAGCACAAAAGCCTTACTTGCAGATGAAGCAAATTGCCAGGAAACGTTATTATGGGCCGCGGCAATCACGTGCAGTCCACCTCTAATTGAAAACGAAGAAACATCTGTAAGACCGTCAGTTATTCTCAACGAAGATTGCGACGTTCAGGAAATACCATGTAGTCCGATTATAGGTGACAGATTCCGTTCGCGTTCACGGAAAAAACATAAGCGGAAAAGCAAAAGttcgttgaaaaaagatttagTGAATCTTGAAGTCACCAAGGATGATAAGAGCAGTGTGAATG GTTTGGAAGAGCAAATTGATAGTCAGTGCTTTCAACAATCTAGTGGTATCACGACCTCGACTTCTGGTTCATCTGAACAGTTGCGTAGGAACATTAGTCCAGTTATCGAGACTGCTTCAAGTTCGATGTTTGCAGAATATGAAGTAACTGAGAAAAATGTTCCAGTTTTCAATAATCAGGTTGATAATCCACCCAATCCAGTATCCAGTGTTGAGATTGAACAAGACGTAATCTctaatattttggaaaatcgtTTAGCAGCAACACTGGCACAG gaaaaaaaaattcgtgccaagaaaaaattcaagtcgaaGCCAATCGCAGGAAGTTTGTTTCTTCGCAAAACACAGAAAACGAAGCCCCGATTATCGTTGCGAGAACTCACTAACGGAGCTTCACTTGTACCGCGAACTTCTGATGAG CTCGCAGATCTAGCTGTCGGACTTGATATCATGGAAGTTACTGCGGCCACTGCAGTTCGATATAGATTCAAATGCGCCGATTTTTACAG CAAAGATAAAATATGTACAGATGTTTATGGAATAGTGATGGTCGATGGTGGCTTGTtgatttttgatgaaaatggTTACGCTGGTGTTGACGAGTTTGAGCAAGCATTTATAGCAAGTCCCGGAGTGGATCCCTCTTTAGTACCCCACAAATGGGTAGAGAATCACTATCGATGGATTGTATGGAAATTAGCGTCCATGGATAGAATGAAATTTGGAGATCTATCTTTTTCAAG GATGTTGACACCTGATCATGTTATGGAGCAGCTGAAGTATAGATACGATCGAGAAATTGACAAGTCTGAGCGTCCGGCTTTGAGGAGAATCATAGAAAAAGATGATCCTGCATGTAGACGTATGATTCTGTGTGTAGCTACCATTACTAAG ATCGAAAATGATGAAGGCTTGGAAAAGATGGAACTAAGAACCATATCGACGTCACAATGGAGAGTGGAATTAACCGACGGATGGTATTCTATAACTGCAAGTATTGACGCAGCCATGTCGCGTTTAATAGCTTTTGGCAAAGTGCGCGAAGGTACAAAGCTTGTTACGTGCAGAGCAGAATTGTTGAACTCCGAACAAGGATGTTCCCCGTTAGAG ATGCCAGCTGATGTATgcttaaaaattcattccaacTCCACCAGAAGAGTAAGATGGGACACTAAACTTGGGTACTGTAAACACGTGGGATCAATTTCAACAGGACTATCAGCTATACTTGTAAATGGTGGTCTGATTGGAAGATTGGATGTGATTGTCACCCGCGTTTATCCGATCCAGTACTTTGAAAAGAGTTCAAACGGCCAATCGA TATTCAGAAATAAGAAGTGCGAAGACAAGGCAGCAATGGCCTATGAAAATGAACGTCAGGCGCAAGTAGAGACGATCTGCGCACAAGCACGAACTGAATTTGAAGCCAGGAATCGGAAACAGTCAAGGACTTCCTCCTCAGATTCCCAGACCGAACTCTGGTGCTGCGAATCCATTGAA AGCGACCTATCTAGTCAGAAATCGCAAAGTTATCACGGTCCTTGCGAAATGTCTCAAAAGGCTTTCCACGATCACCTGGAATCTATGTTGACAAGGAATCTTCCTCCACCACGTAAAGTAACTCAAATTCTGAAGGTGCGTGTAACGGAGGGTGAAAACACAGCTCTTCTTACAATCTGGGCACCCAGCGACGATACAAGTGATGTTTTAAAGGAAGGAAATCGGGTGTCTATCCACAATGTGCAAACATCTGGAAAAAG GTTCGGTGAACTTCAGCTGACAGTTGGTCGCCAATCTGTTATCAAGTTTGAAGGCTCTGGCGCTTCTACTTGTCATCAAAGATATTTAACCCCTATATCTGAAGTAGGTGTCGCTGGATTTAGTCCACCGTTCGGCGAGTTTGACACAGTGGGAATAATCATATCCTTAGGCCCAGCGCCTCAT